A genome region from Tenebrio molitor chromosome 4, icTenMoli1.1, whole genome shotgun sequence includes the following:
- the Coq5 gene encoding 2-methoxy-6-polyprenyl-1,4-benzoquinol methylase, mitochondrial isoform X1 produces MLTQRAFGRIFYRSASRGLGSSAKLLNSTETHFEDDNQETHFGFQTIKASEKGQKVYSVFENVATNYDKMNDAMSMGVHRIWKDIFMCRLGPTANTNLLDMAGGTGDIAFRFLNYVKNENIEKSCHVTVSDINENMLEVGKTRSKALNHDPTLISWERADGENLHFKDESFNAYTIAFGIRNCTHVDKVLQEAYRVLQPGGRFLCMEFSQVENEVARWFGGEVSIFKFIEMLFSRLYDQYSFQVIPVMGHLLAGQWQAYQYLVESIRKFPDQETFKTMIEEAGFRQVTYENLSLGVVAIHSGFKL; encoded by the exons ATGTTGACGCAAAGGGCCTTTGGAAGAATTTTTTATAGAAGTGCCTCACGAGGACTCGGCTCAAGtgcaaaattattgaattCAACAGAAACTCATTTCGAGGATGATAACCAGGAGACCCACTTCGGTTTTCAAACGATCAAAGCAAGTGAAAAAGGACAAAAAG TATATTCTGTGTTTGAAAATGTGGCTACTAACTATGACAAAATGAACGATGCCATGTCGATGGGTGTTCATCGAATCTGGAAAGATATATTTATGTGTCGCTTGGGACCTACTGCAAATACTAACCTACTTGACATGGCTGGGGGCACTG GTGACATAGCTTTTCGATTTTtgaattatgtaaaaaatgaaaatatagaGAAGAGTTGTCACGTTACAGTGAGTGACATTAATGAGAACATGTTGGAAGTAGGTAAAACTCGAAGTAAAGCACTGAACCATGATCCAACATTGATCAGTTGGGAGAGAGCTGATGGAGAAAATTTGCACTTCAAAGATGAGTCTTTCAATGCTTATACTATAGCTTTTGGAATAAGAAATTGTACTCATGTTGATAAAGTGTTACAAGAAGCATACAGAGTGTTGCAACCTGGTGGCAGATTTTTGTGTATGGAGTTCAGCCAAGTGGAAAATGAAGTGGCTCGATGGTTTGGGGGTGAGgtgtcaatttttaaatttattgaaatgttgtTTTCCAGGTTGTATGATCAGTACAGTTTTCAAGTTATACCAGTCATGGGACATCTTTTAGCAGGGCAGTGGCAAGCTTATCAATATCTGGTTGAAAGCATTAGAAAGTTTCCAGATCag GAAACCTTTAAAACAATGATAGAAGAAGCAGGATTTCGCCAGGTTACTTACGAAAATTTAAGTTTAGGAGTGGTGGCAATTCATTCTggatttaaattataa
- the Coq5 gene encoding 2-methoxy-6-polyprenyl-1,4-benzoquinol methylase, mitochondrial isoform X2: protein MLTQRAFGRIFYRSASRGLGSSAKLLNSTETHFEDDNQETHFGFQTIKASEKGQKVYSVFENVATNYDKMNDAMSMGVHRIWKDIFMCRLGPTANTNLLDMAGGTGDIAFRFLNYVKNENIEKSCHVTVSDINENMLEVGKTRSKALNHDPTLISWERADGENLHFKDESFNAYTIAFGIRNCTHVDKVLQEAYRVLQPGGRFLCMEFSQVENEVARWLYDQYSFQVIPVMGHLLAGQWQAYQYLVESIRKFPDQETFKTMIEEAGFRQVTYENLSLGVVAIHSGFKL, encoded by the exons ATGTTGACGCAAAGGGCCTTTGGAAGAATTTTTTATAGAAGTGCCTCACGAGGACTCGGCTCAAGtgcaaaattattgaattCAACAGAAACTCATTTCGAGGATGATAACCAGGAGACCCACTTCGGTTTTCAAACGATCAAAGCAAGTGAAAAAGGACAAAAAG TATATTCTGTGTTTGAAAATGTGGCTACTAACTATGACAAAATGAACGATGCCATGTCGATGGGTGTTCATCGAATCTGGAAAGATATATTTATGTGTCGCTTGGGACCTACTGCAAATACTAACCTACTTGACATGGCTGGGGGCACTG GTGACATAGCTTTTCGATTTTtgaattatgtaaaaaatgaaaatatagaGAAGAGTTGTCACGTTACAGTGAGTGACATTAATGAGAACATGTTGGAAGTAGGTAAAACTCGAAGTAAAGCACTGAACCATGATCCAACATTGATCAGTTGGGAGAGAGCTGATGGAGAAAATTTGCACTTCAAAGATGAGTCTTTCAATGCTTATACTATAGCTTTTGGAATAAGAAATTGTACTCATGTTGATAAAGTGTTACAAGAAGCATACAGAGTGTTGCAACCTGGTGGCAGATTTTTGTGTATGGAGTTCAGCCAAGTGGAAAATGAAGTGGCTCGATG GTTGTATGATCAGTACAGTTTTCAAGTTATACCAGTCATGGGACATCTTTTAGCAGGGCAGTGGCAAGCTTATCAATATCTGGTTGAAAGCATTAGAAAGTTTCCAGATCag GAAACCTTTAAAACAATGATAGAAGAAGCAGGATTTCGCCAGGTTACTTACGAAAATTTAAGTTTAGGAGTGGTGGCAATTCATTCTggatttaaattataa
- the mst gene encoding protein misato, translated as MYSNEILSLQFGHYSNFIGAHWWNIQENGFQYDPDSPSEIDHDVLFREGLTLKNEVTFTPRLLLVDLKGSLRALPEHGELYHVPEENIDPESLELRAEEKVEKNEFQSDLSQLGSPQTKKIYDLDSEVQVWSDFLFARFHPRTVNIVKEYQHSSDNTPFDIYPLGTNLWKGYQFSEDFVDKIRNYVEECNRFQGFQILLDSIDGFSGLSTSCIEYLRDEYDTKSILGFPVNVDPTSKNPLHLLNLALCYDALSEHSSLFVPLAPHQKFEFISHKPDFPYHSSAILASTLDTLTLNHRMKNSQHHLIDMCTDFSSYGRKAAAASVSLPFPLKIKEDFIDCLNNWEGPLVQSVTPNCQIHNDKSLQLVVLRGVPESRLKRPPQVATTQRDMPAYRCDSLKEMLSYFMACTCYGTKTEVTVCKEQMPVKTPFPKFFDKRVGKTGDVDLSSSGDGDVESVNVLAGLHNGKFVGNMFEVLSKELEKIKYKRFHQFVNEGIENDQFKECFDHILDLKDCYEDNYLI; from the coding sequence ATGTACTCGAACGAAATCCTCTCGTTACAATTTGGACATTACTCCAACTTTATCGGGGCCCATTGGTGGAACATTCAAGAAAATGGATTTCAATACGACCCCGACTCTCCATCGGAAATCGACCACGACGTTTTATTCCGCGAGGGTCtcactttaaaaaatgaagttaCTTTCACACCTCGACTGCTCTTAGTTGACTTGAAAGGAAGCCTGCGGGCTCTACCGGAACACGGCGAATTGTATCACGTGCCAGAAGAAAATATTGACCCAGAATCGTTGGAACTGCGTGCAGAAGAGAAAGTTGAAAAAAACGAATTTCAAAGTGACTTGAGCCAGCTGGGTTCACCCCAAACTAAGAAAATTTATGACTTGGACAGTGAAGTACAAGTGTGGTCAGATTTTTTATTCGCGCGATTTCACCCAAGAACTGTAAATATCGTGAAGGAGTACCAACACTCGAGTGACAACACGCCGTTTGATATTTATCCCTTAGGAACGAATCTGTGGAAGGGCTATCAGTTCAGTGAGGATTTCGTAGATAAAATCCGGAATTACGTAGAAGAGTGCAACAGATTTCAaggttttcaaattttgttggaCTCGATTGACGGTTTTTCTGGCTTGTCGACCTCTTGTATTGAGTATCTAAGAGATGAATATGACACAAAGTCGATTTTAGGATTTCCAGTTAACGTAGACCCCACATCCAAGAATCCACTCCACCTCCTCAATTTAGCATTGTGTTACGACGCACTCTCCGAACACAGTTCTCTCTTTGTCCCCCTAGCTCCCCATCAAAAATTCGAATTTATCTCGCATAAACCTGACTTCCCCTATCATTCAAGTGCAATCTTAGCCTCCACTTTAGACACTCTCACGTTAAATCATCGCATGAAAAATTCCCAACATCACTTAATCGACATGTGCACAGACTTCAGTTCCTACGGGCGAAAAGCTGCAGCTGCGAGTGTGTCTCTACCGTTCCCTTTGAAAATAAAGGAAGATTTTATCGATTGTCTTAACAACTGGGAAGGTCCACTAGTTCAAAGTGTGACTCCCAACTGTCAAATACACAATGACAAAAGTTTACAGTTGGTAGTACTGAGGGGAGTTCCCGAAAGTCGACTGAAGCGTCCACCTCAAGTGGCAACAACGCAAAGGGACATGCCCGCCTATCGGTGCGACAGTTTGAAAGAAATGTTGAGTTATTTTATGGCTTGTACTTGTTACGGGACTAAAACTGAGGTGACGGTTTGTAAGGAACAAATGCCAGTGAAGACCCCATTTCCCAAGTTTTTTGACAAGAGAGTTGGCAAGACTGGAGATGTTGATCTGAGTTCGAGTGGCGATGGGGATGTTGAGAGTGTCAACGTATTAGCGGGTTTACATAATGGGAAATTTGTTGGGAATATGTTTGAGGTGTTGTCCAAGGAGTTGGAGAAGATTAAATACAAGCGGTTTCACCAGTTTGTTAACGAGGGTATAGAAAATGATCAGTTTAAAGAGTGTTTTGATCATATTTTAGATCTGAAAGATTGTTATGAAGATAATTacttaatttag